TACTACCTTAATCCTTTTCTCCTTTTCGAGTTTGAAAAGGAGTGGAAATCTCTCTTTCAATGACAAGCTGCACACCCATCTATCCAGCCAAAAACTAATATCCTCCCCGTTACCAAGTTCTCCCTTCAGCAGCTCCTTTACACCTAATCCTGCCACTTTTATCAATTCTATACTCCTGACAATATTACTCCACACCCCTGgcatatatttgttatttgggATGCAATTCCACCCTCTTTTAGTATCATGAATCGCACTAATCACTTTCCTCCACAGGCTGTTCGGCTCCGTTTTATACCTCCACATCCATTTGGCTAGAAGCGCCAAATTAGTATCCCTCAAACACTTCAGCCCCAGTCCCCCCATATTGATAGGAGAAGCCACTCTTTCCCAAGCTACCCAATGTATTTTCTTTCCTGACTCACCCCCACCCCATAAAAATTTTCTTATTCTGGACTCCAACCCTTCTATAACCAATACCGGGGCTTTAAAGATGGAAAAATAATAATTGGGAAGACTCTCCATAACCGAATTTATGAGAGTTATTCTACCTGCCATGGAAAGAGATGTTGCCTTCCATCTTGATAGTCTTGCCTCAAAAATATCGAAGAGGAAGTTCCAATTCACTATCCTGTTCATATTGGCCCCAACCCAAATGCCTAGATGCAAAAACGGCAACCTTCCTTCCATACATTTAATCTTCTGGGCCATCTCTTTGATTTCTATATCTTCGACTCCCACACCAAATAACGATGACTATCCAAGATGGATCTTTAATCCAgaacatatattgaaaactcTTAATATGTTTGCCACGTACCTTATATTATTCGTCGACCACTCTCCCATAATTACACAGTCGCCCGCATAGAACATATGTGAGACCACCTGGTCACTGCCCGTCAATTCAATCCCTTTAAACTTTCCAGATTCCACCGCCTTTCTCAACATGACCGATAGAGCTTCCATTACAATAGTGAATAAAAACGGAGCATCGGGTCACCCTGCCTCATACCTTTTTGACATTGGAACTCGAAGGTAGGTGACTCATTGACAAGGATGGATGACCTTGCCACAGACAACAGCTCGTAAACCCATCTACACCATACTTGGTTTCTATATCTACAAGAATTGCTGTTATGGCAAATCCCCTTAGCTAATTTCAAAATTTCGAACcgtaaaaaaattgttttatttaaccAAATTCCGCTTTAGCCATGTGACCGCATCATATTGTACGTTTTTATATATGACGAACTAGGAAATGATCTGAACTAAGTAAAGTAgaatttgattatttattaaACTAATTACACCCaaatccaactttttttttttttattggaaagTGGTTTGGTTAACCAACAAATTACACCAATATTTTAGATACCCATTTACCAATTGCCaatgctttcttgaatggtatGTCATTTTAGAGTCTTTCAACTTACtagatatatttaaaaacacattctataaaaaaaaaatatttcttcccatagttttgattttttttttttcgtacgTCCATCATTTCTTTGGTATACATTTAAGCATCTATTTAGGATTACCAATCAATAATTGGgacttaaaaaaatttcatcgAAGAAGTACACATGTGAAGTAACAAAGCTCGCCGGATAGCCTTTGGGCTCGCTTTCTCAAGCCTCTCAGTCACAGACTTACAGTCATACATAATGGGCTTAATTGAAACCTTTAGTTGGACTAGTAGGGAAAATACAACGTGGGCCCAAATTATCTAGTGAATACAATATCACTAGAAATGTCAACTAGTGTCTAGTATtaccaaaatacaaataaaatttaatatcaatTGTATCTAGacttaaattttgaatatttaaataCAATTTAATTTTACTCTTGCATTCAATAttctaataaaatttaatacaatatcaatttattaaaaagaaatgtcaACTAGTATgaccaaaatacaaataaaaaatctgCGACACAAATCAATCTTTTAGAAGCAATTGACCAGCTATCATGAATATTCAAAAAGCCATCATcagaaaataaaattcaaacaaatacaaaggcAACGAATAGCAAACATCTTTTTGGTCCCATATTCATTACCTTACATCAAAGAAAAATTATGCTTTTCCTCTCCCCAACTAAAATTTTTCCATCTTCCTATTAAATACCATAACTTGCTTTTTgtatatcttctttttttggtttctttaaaacttcaattttagttttcttatttttcatcaatgGAAACATTACAACAGTTTTTCATAACTGTAATTGCaacttttgttatatttatcCTTTTTGCAAGAATTACTATTGCTACTTCTACTCACAATCATGGTCATCATCATAAATTGAAGTCCAGTATAAATGAGAAAAGTGGTACTAAAACAAataccaagaaaaaaaaagttcggTTTGCTATTGACAATGATGATGAATATGTTGTCAATAAGGTTATCCTTGAACCATCCGAAACACAATCAGTTGTTTTCGACGAGCCAATGGAAGATGATCTTGTCATTGACTATGATCAGACCGAAATGAGTAGTGTTGGAGAAAATGTAGGTAGTTGTAGCAAGGATGAGATTAATTGTGTGAAGTTAGTGTGTGATGAGATTGATGAAGATTTGAAAGAGAAAGAAGGGTTGGTTTCGGACGAAGATGATGATTCTTTAGATGATGGTTGGGAAGGGATTGAGAGAAGTGAATGGGAGAAAGCGTTCGTGTTTGCTTCAAGTTATGGTCATCTTGATGATAATTTGAAAAGTTTAGAAGGTGATGCTCAACCTATGGCGTTGTAAGATCTCTTCTTATGCTAATTAGTATTGTTAGACTTTCGTTTATAATCTCATGATGTTTTGTGGAATGAAATGTTGTATATTGTTTCAGAGCCTGATTGGTATATATGTGTAAAACATCAACCTAAAAATGTGTCTAGCAAATAGATTAATGGCAAATAATGAATGAGTAAAGGGAAGATGGTTAAGCTTGAACGAATTAGGCGTTTTCAGGATGATGTTTTAGGTGTATGCATTGTTACTCGTTTTGGCATGTGGTTTAGTTCTATAGAACGTACAAAGATGATCTTATTAATAGGATTGTGCAAGGAATGTTTAGAAAAAGCTTGAGAATATGAATCCGGATATGGAGAAAGTTCCGGAGAATAGGTAATTATGCTGATGAAGATCACAAGGCCTTTGTTCATGAAAGATAACTTAATTATGCTATTTGTAGAATCACTTTAACTGCATATTTGTAGTTATTAATGCTTTGAGTGTATGTACAGAAAAATGAATTGTTTGTATAGATTGATTGAAATATTCTTTGTGACAGGAAAATGTATGGAAAATAATGTGTGCAAATACTTTAACATTGGAAACAAAATACATCATTTTCTTGCTAGAATATCATTGAAAGACTTACCACTTACTAATATCATAACTTAACAAGACATAAAATAGGAGTAACTGCTTAATGGAGAAATACCGTGCTTATTCTACGTCATCCTTTCATACTAATTCCTTTGTGTAGTTTTCTTCTGAGGACCTCCACCTACGAAACCATCCGAACCCATGTCCCCATCACCACCATCAAAACCGCCGCCATCTGCTCCTCCAAAATTACCATATCCTGAGCCTGGACCTGTCCTAGAACCATATCCACCTCCATCGCCATTAAAACCACCTTTTGACCCATATCCACCACCCACAACTCCTCCTCCTGTGTTACCTCCATACGGACTCCCTGCGTTTCCATATGCGCCCCCGTTTCCAGGTCCTGAAACGAAACCTCCACCTCCACCTACATTGCCCCCACCACCATATCCGGATCCATAAGTACCTCCACTTTTTCCACGACCACCACCTCCGCCCACATAACCGCCGGAAGAACCACTACCTCCTCCCACATAACCACCACCTCCCCCCATGTTACCACCAGAAaaaccacctccaccaccacccatATTACCACCATCATAACCACCATTTCCACCCATATTACCACCTGCAAAGCCACCACCTCCGCCCATATTTCCACCACCAGCAGCCCCACCACCTCTGCCAATATAGCCACCACCAGCagcgccaccaccacctccgcccaTATTACCACCAGAATAGCTACCACCTCCTCCCATATTACCACCAGAATAGCCACCACCTCCTCCTATGTTACCACCACCTCCGCCCATATTACCACCACCAGCAGCGCGACCACCTCCGCCTGTATAACCACCACCTCCGGAATTGAATCCATGGCCTCCACCGCCTGTTCCACCTCTACCCCCTCCTCTTCCCCCACTCCCATTCCCATTcccatttccatttccattcccATTCCCATTATTTCCGTTCCCACCGCTTCTGGCTCTCGACACATATCCCCTTCCTCCTCCACCATTAGCATTGCCCACCATTCCAGGCCCGTCATAAGTAGCCACTGTAACGTTTTTATCTCCTACCCCCTCATTCATTTCTCGAGTCTGGTTACTCCCCACAATCCCCATTCTGGTTGCTTCAACACCAACATTAAAGTCTAGCCCCAACAAAATTGTTGTGAAGAAACAAAAACACCAAAATACAACACACTTTCTCTCCATGATCCTTCGCGCCCAACACAATTTGATGCAAGAAAAACCCTCAAGTTTTGTAAGAAGTTATCAACCTGTTAATGAATTTGAGAGGGGAAAACTAACGAAAAACCACAATTACGATGAAAGAAGATATTAGGAGAATGGAGATCACTAATAGAGCAAGTTTGTGTGCATGGTTACGTTGTGCAGGTCATCTATATATGTACAGTTTTGGTCCACTATAGGAAGACAAACTATTGGGGTGCATGCAATGGGCATGATCTGAGATAAGACTAGTTTGGTAGTGCGAACAATCTGCATGACAATTAGACAAGTGCACAAATGGTCTTCTCTGTTTTGATCATTAGAGCCGTTCAACGACCCTGATCGATTAAAATCATAGCTGCTTATTACCGGCACCTGCAGGCAACTGACATTTACTCTAACTTCAACCAGTTCATCTAATTATGGGCCATTTCAGGTcatcttttaataattaaaagttacaGAGGAATTATAGTTCACCTAAAGTGTAGTTGAGCATTTACAACCTTTATAATCTACCAATTCATTCACACTTATGCATTCTTATTTCACTAATGAAAAAGTGTAATCATATTCAATAAAGTAATACTAATgtatatagtttaaaaaatgGGCAAAGTATATAAGAACTTGGAAAGTAATAGCAATTCGGAGTAAAATTAGTATTTAATTTAGAGGATGAACCTTTCACAATCTGAAAttcaaaaactttcaaaacGGATATCTTATATATGTCCTCACcgaaaaaagtttaaaaaatccATCACACTTTCACACAGATATACACTGTGCTTgtcaaatgaaaatgaaaagaaaaatagaatgTTGGATCCTTAATAAATCTTTTTAAGACTGGATATTTTAGTTCGTTTGACTTGGATTTTTATGAGGAGAAACATGAACGAAATTGACCTCATCTAGTCAACTCCAAAAGCATAACTGTCTGATTTAGGCTTCCAAACCAAAATCAAGCATTTAAATATGATACAGTACCTTGTATCCATACTAATAAAGATAAGAGTCAAAGCAACAACTTAAACAATTTTGGCTTAGCCTTTGTTCCTAACTACGTAAGGTATTTGGTGTACGATGATGGTACTTTATACTTTGCTTTTGGAATATATAGCTTATAATTTGCATTTTGCATTCGATCCGTTAACCACAAAGACTTTTTGTGAGGACATGTCCTTGCAATAGGTTTCGTCGCTTTTGCTCCTTTTCTTGTAGTGTATGTTGCCAAGCAAAGTTATTCTTCTACCTAAAGTAAAGAGATAACACATTGTTTGACGATCATTCGAAAGAGACGGATGCTTTTGTTTAGAAAGGGTAAAGTAAGGGGAGGCCTAAAAGGGAGTTGAGaacatttaaattataacttgataattTGATACGTTGATGTGAATGTTATATCTGAACAAATCCGTTCACAAATGAACATTTAGGCTATCTTCAATGGGGTGCCCTTAGGCGTCATTGGATATCTTTGTCGTTGAAACTTGttcaaaactaaggattttttgaaggatgctcTTACCTAAGAGCATacccttacttgtccttacctaatatatttttgtttttagtggaggtaagaggatatgtaaggatgtttgtatggttggagataaaattataagatttgaaggatttgtaaAGATGTATAAGGAtctgtaaggatatgatgtggcagctcaaggacgcctaagggCGTCCTTAGCATCGGAGTTAGCCTTAAGTTATACataattttacatgtttttaacAATGCTTTTGTTCTCATATGAACATTTGTTATgttttcacatgtgaatgatcATTCACATATTATCTAATACGAgtacataattttaaaattttcacgatttatattttaaaagttctcACAAAAAAcctaaccttatatatataactatacaaGTACATGACATAATTTAACAATTTATGAAACAATATTTTCTTATAACCTAGCATATAGGATTTGTAACATCACTTTGTAGTTTGGCCCTTCAGTTAGTGCTAATTATGGGTTATAAAagcaaaatataaatacataaaatactTAAATTTAGAAGTAATGATAATGAAAATGATTGTGACATAGGAATTGAACAAAGCAGTCGACAAACGTGATTTGTGGATCTTGATATGTAAAGAagcaaataaataattaaaatgatatgTGGCAGAATTTTGGTAGCTAAAGATATATGCCCTACTGATAAAACTTCTAaacgacttttttttttttgtttgattgattttgtctttgtgtGGTCTTTCGTGTACGTTAGTTGCCTGGTCTCACTCTCACACGCACATCACATTAACTCATGCATACGCCAATTAATGAATCTATGATAGGCGAAATCTTGAATATTACCATTAGCAATTTGCGTAActatttttaactttaatttacataAACCTTACAATTGTCAAACATCGGAGAAGTAAAATAGTGAGACAACCAGTTTCGCTAGCTGCTGGTTGACtatcttttctatttttcatgatattttttaaataaaataaggaaAAAACCATTATGCTTATAACAGTAAGGAAGAACCATGCTTCACCTCACAAACTCCCCCCAtgaaaatcacatatatatatatacaaaatcccCCCCACCCCTCTCACAAAATAATGGAAGTATGGTACTTCTAGAAGCATACTTGTTACCCCATAAAATAATCGGGTTGGATTTTCTTGTTAAGGTCCTTAtgtaatctatatctatataaaacgCTAGCTCTTACTAACCTAGCTAGTTGCCATCAAAATTTTCTATTGAGCAAAATAAAATGAATCTATCGATTCGAAGTACACAAGAACCTCACAAATTAAAGACCCTTGCAAAAGCAACTTGCTCAGCTTAGATGTCTTAGCATATTGTTGGGTTATTCGGAAAATCTGGAGTGACTACATCTTTTCCAACAAAGTACCATAATTCCTGTTTGCCACAAAGGAGATTAAAGCCATCGATCAGTTGGCAATTAAAAGATCACAATCCCTCTCTCCCTCAAATGGTCAAATATCGTAATTCGAATTTCTAGTATTCAAATCTCTTGTAGGTTTTGTTACGAGACAAGTGAATATTTGTACATTTTACTACTAAAAAGATTGGATCAAATTTTACGTGAAAGTCATGAATACATGATTATAGTTTCCAAAGTGCAATTAGCTTTTCATGCTATAATGCTTCCACATACATACACTTTGCAACAAAATGATTCCTCAACGTAGACTAAAgtcataataattaataacaataataatgcaTATATAGTTGATACTTAGTCATAAAGACAAAGTGATTATCCCAACTAAGGCCAATCACCAAACCTTTTCCATCAATCAATTGAGGGAGAAAGATAAGATATATTTTATCTATGTGCTGTTAAAAATGGTGGAAACAAGTAAGCACATACTTTAATTGtaaataacacacatatatgaACGATCCTCGTCAAGTAAGACCGAACACGGTAAAAGAAAGTCGATTAAACCTCAAATTATAGCTTGACAATGCTAATATTGAGGACGTATTAATTAGAGTAATTCCTAATAAAACAGATGACTTGCCATAGGGATATCCGTCAATTCGATCCCTCTGTAGTGATCGAACGAGCCCCAACCGAGGTGCTCCAACGCACTTGGATACTCGTTCCATGGGCGGTGATTATTGGTCATCAGTACACAACTTAACAAGATCGATGTTCATAAATGACaactaaaaaattaattattgaaGCAAGTTTGTAAACCACTTACTTACGTACCTTATTTTCGACAAAgcttaattatcattattaattcATAGTAGTACAGTTAACAATATTGTATTTAATTGTTTGTTGGGTTGCCATCACTATAAAAGAAGATGCATGTTAGTATTGGCCACACAAGAAGAACAAGATTCCTTTCCTACGACTTTTTAGCAAATAGTAAAAATTTAACAAGACTCATTGATTAATTAAGAGTCCAATCAGTTGGTCCACTCACTTAATATCCATGATAATAACAACCTATTCATGCCCCATATATATGTTAACATCTTATTAACAGCTAATACCACCTAAATCTCAATATCGACTACTTAACTTATATGTTCTCAAGCAACAGCTGTAAAAACAGGCAACAAGTTTGAGTAGGATGATCTCCAGGAAGGTAGTCCTGGTGACGATAATGGTGGCCGTTTGTTACAGTTATGTCGCGGCAGACCAGAAACACCAAAAGAAGACGTACATAATTCATATGGACAAATCTGTCATGCCATCGACGTTTTCTGACCATGTTGAGTGGTATGAAACGTCCATGAGATCGGTTTCCATGTCTACGGAAATGTTGTATTCATACAACAAGGTGATCCACGGATTTTCCACGAGGCTTACTGTTGAGGAGGCAAAGCTACTTGAACAACAACACGGGATTGTGTCTGTCCAAGAAGAGACAGTATACAAACTTCATACGACACATTCACCTGAGTTTCTTGGACTAGATAACAGTAAAGTGATGTTTTCAGGGTCCCAGTCAAGTAGTGATGTGATAGTTGGAGTGGTGGACACGGGCGTGTGGCCTGGAAGTAAGAGCCTAGATGACACAGGTTTTGGCCCGGTTCCCAGTTCGTGGAGAGGAGAGTGCGAGACTGGTACGGGCTTCAGCAAATCAAGCTGTAATAACAAGTTAATAGGTGCACGGTATTTCTCAAGAGCATATGAAGCAACTTACGGGGcaattgatgaaaatgttgAATCCAAGTCTCCTATGGATGATGATGGACATGGAACACATACTTCAACTACAGCAGCCGGTTCAGCAGTGACCGGCGCTAGTCTCTTTGGTTTTGCAAGAGGGACGGCACGTGGAATGGCTCCTTGTGCTAGGCTGGCAGTTTATAAAGCGTGCTGGCTAGGTGGATGTTTTGGTAGTGACATTCTAGCTGCTATGGAGAAGGCTATCACAGATGGTGTCCATGTGTTATCACTGTCGATAGGAGGCTCACTATCTGATTACACAACTGATGTGGTTGCTTACGGGGCATTCAAAGCAGTATCACATGGAATATTCGTATCCTGCTCTGCTGGAAATAGTGGTCCCGCACCTCTAAGCTTATCAAACGTCGCCCCATGGATAGCTACAGTAGGAGCAGGAACTTTAGACCGCGATTTTCCAGCATATGTTGTTCTCGGGAATGGAAAGAAATTCTCGGGTGTATCACTTTACAGTGGGAAACCGTTATCGGGCTCCATGATTCCACTAGTTTTTGCGGGAAATGTCAGTAACATGACAAATAGTAACCTATGCATACCGGGCTCGTTGCCACAGGGTCGAGTTACTGGCAAGATTGTGATGTGTGAACGTGGGTCGATTTCAAGGGTGCAAAAGGGGATGGTTGTTAAGGCAGCTGGTGGTGCAGGAATGATCCTAGCTAACACTGATATATTTGGGGAGGAGCTTGTGGCTGATAGCCATCTCTTGCCAAGCACAACCATAGGTCAAAAAGCTCGTGATGCCATAAAGAGTTACATAGTCTCGGATCATAATCCAACGGCTACGATCATACCTGGAGGAACTCTATTAGGCATCAAACCGTCACCTGTAGTAGCAGCGTTTAGTTCTAGAGGCCCGAATCCAATTACACCAGAAATACTCAAACCAGATTTCATAGCACCAGGGGTGAATATTCTAGCAGGTTGGACAAGTAAAGTAGGTCCAACTGGATTAACTGAAGACCCTCGGCATGTGGAATTTAACATAGTGTCGGGAACGTCGATGTCATGTCCACATGTAAGCGGGCTATCTGCGCTACTCAAGGAAGCTCATCCTGAATGGAGCCCAGCAGCTATAAGATCAGCACTTATGACGACAGCTTATACCACATACAGAAATGGTGAAGGACTGCAAGATGTTGCAACCGGAGGGCTATCAACCCCATTTGATCACGGTTCAGGACACGTTGATCCTGTTTCGGCCCTTGATCCTGGCCTTGTCTATGATGCATCTGTTGATGACTACCTGAGCTTCCTTTGTGCCTTAAATTATACTTCTGCTTCCATTAAGATGTTTGCAGGTGGAAATTTCACGTGTGTGGTGGGAAAGAAATACAGGGTGGAAGATCTGAATTACCCATCTTTTGCAGTTCCTTTGATGACGGCTTCAGGGGAAGGTGGAGGAAGCAGTGCACCAACTGTTGTAAAGTACACGCGAATTCTGACTAATGTCGGCCCTCCAGCAGCATACAAGGTGTCGATATCGTCAAAGACGCGGGCTGTGAAGATTAGAGTGGAGCCAGCAGAGTTAACTTTCACCgagaaaaatgagaaaaagaagTATACTGTGACATTCACTGCTAGTTCCATGCCATCAGGGACTACCAGCTTTGGGAATCTAGCATGGTCTGGTGGAAAATATGTTGTAAGGAGCCCAGTAGCTTTTATCTGGGTATGATTACAGTATTCAATATGGTAAAATATTGCTCTAAATCAACCTATGTAAATTCTTTACTATGTAACTTTTTCTTACTTGATATACAAGTGAAAGAGAGTAAgtataataaattaactatATGGCTTTGAAGAAATCGTTGATGAAACAAAAGTTTTTTACTATATAAGCTACCTGCTAAAGTTTGTAAATTATTggtttcactttctattttgggttttgttttgttattttctcTTTCGGGTTCggttttttattaaagtttttaatctAAAAGATCAATCATTTCTGGTTGCCTTCGATTTTTCAAAGCTTTACGTGTCAAAGTACTTCCACCAACAAAGTGATTCCTTATTTTTAAGCTAAAGCGAGAATACTAGTTGACAGCGAGTCGGAAAGGCTAGTGCTTATAAGAAATGATCATCAGCTTTTTTCACCAACATATCAAGAAAGCACACCTGTATCTTTTACCTAAGATGTTATGCTAGCTAGCTCCAATACTAAGGACGTTTTTACCTAAGAAAGCCACTATATATGATACAAGCTATATGTATAGACCCGAAAGTACGGATGTGGTCAGTTGATTGTTCTGATTTTGGTTCAGTCGATTAGTAAATCAAACTTTCAAGCTTTTGCAAAACGATTAAATAAACGTTTGGAATAAATACAGAGGTGTAAGGTATGTTTTTAGTGTGAAAAGTTGTTTATAACAAACTTAattaatctatctatatatctcaCAGTTAAATATTAGCAGAAGATTATCTTCTTCCAGTGACTAATAACAAAGAAGATTAGAAGATGCTTGTTAATATTGGTATCACTTTGAAAAGTGTATCCAACAGATATACATACAGCAAGATAAAGTGTGTATCATTATTCGTCTTACACAACCACCTACCTACCCACCTACCTACTAGAGAAAAACTAAAGAAATCATACGTTTTAAACACTGTAAATGCATACAGACGTGGCTAAGGTCAACTGATCGACAAGATGGAGGCCAACAGTGCTGGGTGACGAGCCGAATACAAGATACGAATAGATGGAAATACAAGAACGCAAGAGAGGGGGGCGTTGTAAATTTGAGAGAAAGATACTGGGAAAAGATCGAAGCATTTTTAG
The Erigeron canadensis isolate Cc75 chromosome 2, C_canadensis_v1, whole genome shotgun sequence DNA segment above includes these coding regions:
- the LOC122588223 gene encoding uncharacterized protein LOC122588223 produces the protein METLQQFFITVIATFVIFILFARITIATSTHNHGHHHKLKSSINEKSGTKTNTKKKKVRFAIDNDDEYVVNKVILEPSETQSVVFDEPMEDDLVIDYDQTEMSSVGENVGSCSKDEINCVKLVCDEIDEDLKEKEGLVSDEDDDSLDDGWEGIERSEWEKAFVFASSYGHLDDNLKSLEGDAQPMAL
- the LOC122588224 gene encoding glycine-rich cell wall structural protein 1.0-like encodes the protein MGIVGSNQTREMNEGVGDKNVTVATYDGPGMVGNANGGGGRGYVSRARSGGNGNNGNGNGNGNGNGNGSGGRGGGRGGTGGGGHGFNSGGGGYTGGGGRAAGGGNMGGGGGNIGGGGGYSGGNMGGGGSYSGGNMGGGGGGAAGGGYIGRGGGAAGGGNMGGGGGFAGGNMGGNGGYDGGNMGGGGGGFSGGNMGGGGGYVGGGSGSSGGYVGGGGGRGKSGGTYGSGYGGGGNVGGGGGFVSGPGNGGAYGNAGSPYGGNTGGGVVGGGYGSKGGFNGDGGGYGSRTGPGSGYGNFGGADGGGFDGGDGDMGSDGFVGGGPQKKTTQRN
- the LOC122589581 gene encoding subtilisin-like protease SBT1.7, whose product is MISRKVVLVTIMVAVCYSYVAADQKHQKKTYIIHMDKSVMPSTFSDHVEWYETSMRSVSMSTEMLYSYNKVIHGFSTRLTVEEAKLLEQQHGIVSVQEETVYKLHTTHSPEFLGLDNSKVMFSGSQSSSDVIVGVVDTGVWPGSKSLDDTGFGPVPSSWRGECETGTGFSKSSCNNKLIGARYFSRAYEATYGAIDENVESKSPMDDDGHGTHTSTTAAGSAVTGASLFGFARGTARGMAPCARLAVYKACWLGGCFGSDILAAMEKAITDGVHVLSLSIGGSLSDYTTDVVAYGAFKAVSHGIFVSCSAGNSGPAPLSLSNVAPWIATVGAGTLDRDFPAYVVLGNGKKFSGVSLYSGKPLSGSMIPLVFAGNVSNMTNSNLCIPGSLPQGRVTGKIVMCERGSISRVQKGMVVKAAGGAGMILANTDIFGEELVADSHLLPSTTIGQKARDAIKSYIVSDHNPTATIIPGGTLLGIKPSPVVAAFSSRGPNPITPEILKPDFIAPGVNILAGWTSKVGPTGLTEDPRHVEFNIVSGTSMSCPHVSGLSALLKEAHPEWSPAAIRSALMTTAYTTYRNGEGLQDVATGGLSTPFDHGSGHVDPVSALDPGLVYDASVDDYLSFLCALNYTSASIKMFAGGNFTCVVGKKYRVEDLNYPSFAVPLMTASGEGGGSSAPTVVKYTRILTNVGPPAAYKVSISSKTRAVKIRVEPAELTFTEKNEKKKYTVTFTASSMPSGTTSFGNLAWSGGKYVVRSPVAFIWV